DNA from Sphingomonas sp. R1:
AATCCGCTGCTTTTGCTGGCCTTGTTGGGGGCGACGGCCGCCGCGCCGGATCCGGAGCGCGCCCGGTGGCAGGCACAGGCGGACCGCGTGACGATTACCCGCGATGACTGGGGCGTTCCCCATATCCGCGGCAAGCGTGATGCCGATGCCGTGTTCGGCATGATCTACGCCCAGGCCGAGGATGATTTCGGGCGGATCGAGGCGAACTATCTCGCCGCGCTGGGCCGCACCGCCGAGGCGGAGGGCGAGGGCGCGCTCTGGGCCGATCTGCGCCAGCAGCTGTTCGTTGATCCGGAGGAGTTGAAGCAAGACTATGCCCGCAGCCCGTCCTGGCTGCAGGCGCTGATGCAGGCCTGGGCGGACGGCCTGAACTATTATCTGGCGACGCACCCGCAGGTGAAGCCCAAGGTGCTCACCCGCTTCGAGCCGTGGATGGCGCTGAGCTTCACCGAGGGCAGCATCGGCGGCGATATCGAGCGTATCTCGCTGAGCGACCTCAAGACCTTCTACGGCAATCCCACCCCGCCGACGCCAGAGGAGGAGGGCATCGTGCCGCGCGAGCCTTCGGGCTCCAACGGCATCGCGATCGCGCCGACGCGCACCGCAGACGGCCGCGCGCTGCTGCTGATCAACCCGCATACCAGCTTCTACTTCCGCTCCGAGGCGCAGGTGACAAGCGAGCAGGGGCTGAACGCCTATGGCGCGAGCACCTGGGGGCAGTTCTTCATCTACCAGGGCTTCAACGCGCATGCGGGGTGGATGCACACCTCGTCCACCGTCGACAATGTCGATGCCTTTGCTGAGCGGGTCGTGCGGGCGGGGCAGGGCTGGGCCTATCGCTATGGCAAAGAGACCCGGCCGGTGACGGCGCGGGTGGTGACGCTGCGCTATCGCAAGGCTGACGGCACGACGGGCGAGCGGCGCTTCACCACCTGGCGAACGCATCACGGGCCGATCGTCGCAGCGAAGGACGGGCGGTGGATCGCCACTGCGCTGATGTGGCGCCCGGTGCCGGCGCTGGAGCAGAGCTTCCTGCGCACCAAGGCGACCGATCTCGCGCGCTACCTCCAGGTCGCCGAGCGCAAGGCCAATTCCTCCAACGACACGCTGTTTGCGGATTCGAAG
Protein-coding regions in this window:
- a CDS encoding penicillin acylase family protein yields the protein MDTLIRRARNPLLLLALLGATAAAPDPERARWQAQADRVTITRDDWGVPHIRGKRDADAVFGMIYAQAEDDFGRIEANYLAALGRTAEAEGEGALWADLRQQLFVDPEELKQDYARSPSWLQALMQAWADGLNYYLATHPQVKPKVLTRFEPWMALSFTEGSIGGDIERISLSDLKTFYGNPTPPTPEEEGIVPREPSGSNGIAIAPTRTADGRALLLINPHTSFYFRSEAQVTSEQGLNAYGASTWGQFFIYQGFNAHAGWMHTSSTVDNVDAFAERVVRAGQGWAYRYGKETRPVTARVVTLRYRKADGTTGERRFTTWRTHHGPIVAAKDGRWIATALMWRPVPALEQSFLRTKATDLARYLQVAERKANSSNDTLFADSKGEIAFLMPQCMPVRDDRFDYTRPVDGSDPATDWKGLHTLPSLPSVLNPKVGWAHNTNDWPWEAAGPDSPRAKDYPRYMDQVGGNARGVHADLLLTGKSGWTAERLRAAAFDPYLPAFAKLVPELVAAWRALPESDPRRAALAEPIATLAGWDHRWRADSVATSITVFWGDQLWREVGSFAQAERMNVPDYIAAKVDAATRLAALSVAVDRLTRDFGSWRTPWGQINRFQRLDDALQPHFDDAKPSVPVPFTSAQWGSLASFGAKTWPGTKRYYGSSGNSFVAVVSFGPRVAASAVMAGGQSGDPASPHFADQIVRYASGNLRKVYFYPDELAGHVERRYRPGQ